The proteins below come from a single Candidatus Omnitrophota bacterium genomic window:
- a CDS encoding cobalamin-dependent protein (Presence of a B(12) (cobalamin)-binding domain implies dependence on cobalamin itself, in one of its several forms, or in some unusual lineages, dependence on a cobalamin-like analog.), whose translation MKILFIHNMSENLGIEYLSSFLKAKGHEVRLSFDPWLMKADIFEAISAMNKKADRLINRLHQKSSEIIKRKILENIKSYQPDVIGFSLYTNNLLWAIDMAKNIKNISSADIVCGGPHATTAVERVLSNECFDYAIVGEGEYALSEFLDCKSNGLSFDNISNLAFKKNGNIITNRVREYIYNLDVLPFPDKNLFYEKVPQLKECYLVMTSRGCPFRCSYCINDAVQSRYEGVVRHIRLRSVENVISELRNLKNDKNIKAVFFEDDVFTLDKKRLEELMYRYKREVNIPFWCFVHPRTITQQVARVLKYGGCWMGNMGMQSGSERIRSVVMGRNETNQDILNASGYLKAEGIKLSLDVILGAPKETIEDLEKTSDILTAIKPDRLNTYWITYYPRTSIINIALKDGNIDSKFVEGIEEGKLPVRMSDGGSVLTNKDTYKYYELLYTMLAFFKTSRKGKLSIIKKTAKMLPCKSYFKRFFELLITLRNRDFKFFYLIRYVLSAKTIP comes from the coding sequence ATGAAGATACTGTTTATCCACAACATGTCGGAGAACTTAGGGATAGAGTATTTATCCAGTTTCTTAAAGGCGAAGGGGCATGAGGTCAGACTTTCTTTTGACCCCTGGCTTATGAAAGCCGATATTTTCGAAGCTATAAGCGCTATGAATAAAAAAGCAGACAGACTCATAAACCGTCTTCACCAGAAGAGTTCCGAGATAATAAAAAGAAAAATATTGGAAAATATTAAATCCTATCAGCCCGATGTCATAGGTTTTTCTCTTTATACGAACAATTTATTATGGGCAATTGATATGGCCAAAAACATAAAAAACATCTCTTCTGCGGATATAGTATGCGGAGGGCCGCACGCAACAACGGCAGTTGAAAGAGTACTTAGCAATGAGTGTTTTGACTACGCAATAGTGGGTGAGGGAGAATATGCCCTATCCGAATTCCTGGATTGTAAATCAAATGGCCTGTCTTTTGATAATATCAGCAATCTTGCTTTCAAAAAGAACGGGAATATTATTACAAATAGGGTCAGGGAGTATATCTACAATTTAGATGTCTTGCCGTTTCCTGATAAAAATCTTTTTTACGAAAAAGTCCCGCAATTAAAAGAATGTTATCTCGTGATGACGAGCAGGGGATGTCCTTTTAGGTGTTCTTATTGCATAAATGATGCTGTCCAATCTAGGTATGAAGGCGTAGTGAGGCATATCCGCCTGCGCTCCGTAGAAAATGTTATTTCAGAATTAAGAAACCTGAAAAACGATAAGAATATAAAAGCTGTTTTTTTTGAAGACGATGTCTTTACCCTTGATAAAAAGCGGCTCGAAGAATTAATGTATCGCTATAAAAGAGAAGTCAATATCCCCTTTTGGTGTTTTGTGCACCCCAGGACAATTACCCAACAAGTGGCGAGAGTATTAAAATACGGCGGATGCTGGATGGGAAATATGGGTATGCAGTCAGGTTCTGAGCGGATCAGAAGTGTTGTAATGGGACGAAATGAAACTAACCAGGACATATTGAATGCTTCTGGTTATCTCAAAGCAGAAGGTATAAAATTATCGCTGGATGTGATATTGGGAGCGCCTAAGGAAACCATTGAAGATTTAGAAAAGACTTCCGATATCCTTACGGCGATAAAGCCGGACAGGTTAAATACGTATTGGATTACGTATTACCCCAGAACAAGCATTATAAATATCGCGCTTAAGGATGGAAATATAGATAGTAAGTTCGTGGAAGGGATAGAAGAAGGTAAATTGCCTGTGCGCATGAGTGACGGCGGTTCGGTATTAACCAATAAGGATACTTACAAGTATTATGAATTACTTTATACCATGCTGGCCTTTTTTAAAACATCCCGTAAGGGGAAATTGTCTATCATAAAAAAAACTGCTAAAATGCTACCGTGTAAATCTTATTTTAAAAGGTTCTTTGAGTTATTAATCACATTAAGAAACCGCGATTTTAAATTCTTCTATCTTATCAGATATGTTTTATCAGCCAAGACGATACCATGA
- a CDS encoding glycosyltransferase — protein MRGLSREGIRYSLLTFEPKEKLADSIKLISELDMPLRWKHLAYHNKPRHLATFYDIAFGILIVAFIIKKDKIKLLHARGFIAALIAFLPAKIFRIKILFDTRGLLADKYVCGGLLDKKGLTYKVMRLCEDMLIRRSDSFTIETNRHAKAIIDSQDFGTLNDTNGVLSKMNVIPCCVDTDKFDYRLYAPRAENKFNLVFLGKIETWYLIDKMLDFFVVASKEIIPLKFTFITESEPAHIYAAIRKKAIDESNITIRKVNPKEIPALLSDAKASVFFMNTYKQYSFLPIKFGESLSCGLPVIINAGIGDCDEIVLEEKAGVVINDFSSREYERATKELTALFSEEDKLRQRCRDVAKKYLSLEMGVARYRDIYKKLSC, from the coding sequence ATGAGAGGATTGTCGCGGGAGGGCATAAGATATTCGCTCTTAACTTTTGAGCCGAAAGAAAAATTAGCCGATTCGATAAAGCTTATATCAGAATTAGACATGCCGCTAAGGTGGAAGCACCTGGCTTACCATAATAAACCCAGGCACTTGGCTACATTTTACGATATAGCTTTCGGGATTTTAATTGTTGCGTTCATCATCAAGAAAGATAAAATAAAACTTCTGCATGCCAGGGGGTTCATTGCCGCGTTGATTGCCTTTTTGCCAGCTAAGATATTCCGTATAAAGATTTTATTTGATACCCGTGGCCTCTTGGCGGATAAATATGTGTGCGGAGGGTTACTCGATAAAAAAGGCCTTACTTACAAAGTAATGCGGTTATGCGAAGATATGTTAATCAGACGGTCCGATTCCTTTACGATAGAAACAAATAGGCATGCAAAAGCAATCATAGACTCACAGGATTTTGGTACGTTAAACGATACAAACGGCGTATTGTCTAAGATGAACGTAATTCCCTGCTGCGTAGATACGGATAAATTCGATTATAGGCTATATGCGCCGAGGGCAGAAAATAAATTTAACCTGGTTTTCCTAGGGAAGATAGAGACGTGGTATCTTATCGATAAGATGCTTGATTTTTTTGTCGTTGCCTCCAAAGAAATTATACCCTTAAAGTTTACATTTATCACAGAAAGCGAGCCCGCGCATATTTATGCGGCAATAAGAAAGAAAGCGATAGATGAATCTAATATAACGATCAGGAAGGTTAACCCAAAGGAAATCCCGGCCTTATTATCCGATGCAAAGGCAAGCGTATTTTTTATGAATACCTATAAACAATACAGTTTCTTACCGATTAAGTTTGGAGAGTCTCTTTCTTGCGGATTGCCGGTTATTATTAACGCGGGCATCGGAGATTGTGATGAGATTGTCTTGGAAGAAAAGGCAGGAGTAGTTATTAACGATTTTTCTTCTAGAGAGTACGAGAGGGCAACAAAAGAACTGACGGCTCTTTTTAGTGAAGAAGATAAGCTAAGACAAAGATGTAGGGACGTGGCAAAGAAATATCTTTCCCTTGAGATGGGAGTAGCAAGATACCGAGACATCTACAAAAAGTTAAGCTGTTAA
- a CDS encoding radical SAM protein produces MNITLIYPLLSKSRSRVDENKQYWPPLGLAYIASVLIKNGHAVQILDRDLILRKNKFDFSLCDRVTLDLIENFGTHIVGFSATTPNVSDVDSFSREIKRKNPGIIIVIGGPHCAGEPVTTLRMCPGIDMLVRGEGEMAMLDIANSIPTDSIANLTYKKPDGSIESTYDRPLIESLDSLPFPARDLLDMRYYTRPSRFISRNLSLRTTHIFTARGCPYNCHYCAGPLIGQHKVRYHSPQRVVAEIEELIGKYFIEAVYFAEDMFLSSKKRVEEMAALFMERDIHKKIVWMAQISTGVATPELLVLMKNAGCVHVEYGFESGSQRVLDLMNKKASVERNKEVAIFTKKSGLRFQGNFIVGYPGETEEDFNKTLSFIKQTRPNNVSLNLFMPLPGTQIYKKLKDEGRLLSNWDDIGNPETPCFNYAYMSPYRFEKLYFNAKLKIILPINLKHFLRDNICHPVRLFYILATQFKSVLTRAVKAMIKLQKIKKMGNA; encoded by the coding sequence ATGAACATAACGCTTATATACCCTCTTTTGTCAAAGAGCAGAAGCAGGGTCGATGAAAATAAGCAATACTGGCCGCCGTTGGGGCTTGCCTATATCGCGTCAGTACTGATAAAGAACGGGCACGCAGTCCAGATCCTGGATAGGGATTTAATCTTGCGTAAGAATAAATTCGATTTTTCTCTGTGCGACAGAGTTACGCTTGATCTTATAGAGAATTTCGGCACGCATATCGTAGGTTTTAGCGCCACCACCCCTAATGTCTCTGATGTGGACTCTTTTTCTAGAGAAATAAAAAGGAAAAACCCCGGAATTATTATTGTAATAGGCGGGCCGCATTGCGCCGGAGAGCCCGTTACTACGCTTCGGATGTGCCCTGGCATAGACATGCTAGTCAGGGGTGAGGGCGAAATGGCGATGCTTGATATTGCGAATTCTATACCTACGGATTCTATCGCAAACCTGACCTACAAAAAGCCAGACGGGTCTATAGAATCTACGTATGATAGGCCCTTGATAGAATCGCTGGACAGTTTGCCGTTTCCCGCTCGGGATTTGCTGGATATGAGATATTATACCCGCCCAAGCAGGTTTATAAGCAGGAACCTTTCCCTGCGGACAACCCATATATTTACGGCAAGGGGCTGTCCCTATAATTGCCATTATTGCGCAGGCCCCCTGATAGGCCAGCACAAGGTAAGATATCATTCTCCCCAGAGAGTCGTTGCAGAGATAGAGGAATTGATAGGGAAGTATTTTATCGAGGCGGTTTATTTTGCGGAAGATATGTTTCTAAGCAGTAAAAAACGGGTAGAGGAGATGGCGGCGCTTTTTATGGAGCGAGATATACATAAAAAAATCGTTTGGATGGCCCAGATAAGTACCGGCGTTGCAACTCCTGAACTTTTGGTTTTAATGAAAAACGCGGGTTGCGTACATGTAGAATATGGGTTTGAATCTGGCTCGCAGCGCGTGCTTGATTTAATGAATAAAAAGGCAAGTGTCGAGAGAAATAAAGAGGTTGCTATATTTACGAAAAAAAGCGGTCTGCGTTTCCAGGGGAATTTTATAGTCGGATACCCCGGTGAAACCGAAGAAGACTTCAATAAGACCCTATCTTTTATAAAACAAACCCGCCCCAATAATGTGTCGCTTAACCTTTTCATGCCCTTACCCGGGACGCAAATATATAAGAAGTTAAAAGATGAAGGGAGGCTGCTTTCCAACTGGGACGACATCGGTAATCCCGAAACACCCTGTTTTAATTACGCGTATATGTCTCCTTACCGTTTTGAGAAATTATATTTTAACGCCAAACTTAAGATAATCCTTCCGATAAATTTGAAACATTTCTTGAGAGATAATATCTGTCATCCGGTGAGATTGTTTTATATCTTAGCTACTCAATTTAAGAGCGTCTTGACAAGGGCGGTGAAAGCCATGATAAAACTGCAAAAAATAAAAAAAATGGGGAACGCATGA
- a CDS encoding glycosyltransferase family 2 protein — MPVFSIILPAYNNSKELELLLASIQKHCLDINKHETIVVDDGSKDNSIESVCRNFVFIKYLRSETNNGVANARNLGARLAKNDILIFIDSDLIAQSDFISILSEKFRNHDVIAVSGTLSSTPANPSLYRDYWGLYKAFHMPKGRYTSLFTGAYGAIRKDVFWKAGGWDANMRGALKEEYEFTARLEKLVAKIHYEPRFEVKVHCNGFWKLVPENYRRAKKWCIIFLYRKKFDDYTSTFSGGMSYVLGTFVVISGIIAFLAPKFILFFICALLLYLTVIFKFLVFIVKKKGLLFTLLSIYFHLVSSLFIFFGAMQGLSYCFLTDAAKRKAINS, encoded by the coding sequence ATGCCTGTCTTTTCTATTATACTGCCTGCCTACAATAATTCTAAAGAATTAGAACTTCTTTTAGCGTCTATTCAAAAGCATTGTTTAGATATTAACAAGCATGAAACTATTGTTGTAGATGACGGCTCAAAAGACAATTCTATTGAATCGGTATGCAGGAATTTTGTATTTATAAAGTATCTGCGTTCCGAAACAAACAATGGTGTGGCAAATGCCAGAAATCTAGGTGCGCGCCTAGCAAAGAACGATATTTTAATATTCATTGATTCGGATCTGATAGCGCAATCTGATTTTATAAGTATCCTATCCGAAAAATTTAGAAATCATGATGTTATTGCCGTCAGCGGTACCTTAAGCAGCACCCCGGCAAATCCAAGCCTTTATAGAGACTATTGGGGATTATATAAAGCCTTCCATATGCCCAAAGGGCGTTATACGAGCCTTTTTACGGGAGCGTATGGGGCTATCAGAAAAGATGTTTTTTGGAAGGCAGGCGGGTGGGATGCAAATATGAGAGGGGCCTTAAAAGAGGAATACGAATTTACTGCGCGGCTTGAAAAATTGGTGGCTAAGATCCATTATGAACCGAGGTTTGAGGTAAAGGTGCATTGTAACGGTTTTTGGAAATTAGTTCCTGAAAATTATAGAAGGGCCAAGAAATGGTGTATTATTTTTTTATATAGGAAAAAATTTGATGATTATACTTCTACTTTTTCTGGTGGCATGTCGTATGTTTTAGGCACATTTGTCGTTATCTCAGGGATTATTGCGTTTCTGGCGCCTAAATTCATTCTTTTTTTTATTTGCGCCTTACTCTTATACCTAACCGTTATTTTTAAATTTTTGGTATTTATTGTAAAGAAAAAGGGGTTGTTGTTCACTTTACTATCTATATACTTTCATCTGGTTTCTTCGTTATTTATATTTTTCGGAGCAATGCAGGGGTTATCTTATTGTTTTTTAACAGATGCCGCAAAAAGAAAGGCTATAAACAGCTAA
- a CDS encoding radical SAM protein, producing MPHYSRMKISLVTPPFDLIRSAYASSSKIKRGNLPPLGIGYLASSLKANGFNQIKLLDGTSMGINEEEFIELVLKDSPDLIGISCMTASSHEAFRLARKIRKLSNVLIVFGGPHVTDFGKEVLLEEKAIDLAVVGEGEETIVELCDRLNAGKELSNIKGLIFRDKDEIIDNGPRVSKGPLDDIPMPAWELYDNTLYCPLPNSYKRLPSATVITARGCAYRKCAFCYTGGMLGQPFRRHSIKRVIEEIKILVNSYGMREIQFLDSIFILNRQWVKEFCEAIIRENIDITWNCGAKADLVDPEILEIVAKAGCYSIFYGLESGNQDLLDIIEKGITIQQIKDAVKWAHRAGIDTRGSFILGLPGETPQKANKTIDLAIELDLTYAQFNLAFPFKGTKLYDFALDMGSVFEYRGLTKATYVPHGYRDRDELEAVMRKAYFKFYFRPAYFMKHLKRLKNFNELKRYFDGLRFIIGIIFNKAMGRK from the coding sequence ATGCCGCATTATTCCAGAATGAAAATTAGCCTGGTAACTCCGCCCTTTGATTTAATTAGGTCCGCATACGCGTCGAGTTCAAAAATTAAAAGAGGGAATTTGCCGCCTTTAGGGATAGGCTATCTTGCCTCTTCATTAAAGGCGAATGGTTTTAATCAAATAAAGCTGCTTGATGGCACTTCTATGGGTATTAATGAAGAAGAATTTATAGAATTAGTGCTTAAAGATTCCCCTGATTTGATAGGTATTTCCTGTATGACTGCCTCATCTCATGAGGCTTTCCGGTTAGCCAGAAAAATTAGAAAACTATCTAATGTTTTAATTGTATTTGGGGGGCCCCATGTCACAGATTTTGGTAAAGAAGTTTTGCTCGAAGAAAAAGCAATTGACTTAGCGGTTGTGGGTGAGGGCGAAGAGACAATAGTTGAATTATGCGATAGGTTAAATGCAGGTAAGGAGCTGTCAAATATTAAAGGTTTGATATTCAGGGATAAAGACGAAATTATTGACAATGGGCCCAGGGTATCGAAAGGGCCGCTCGATGATATCCCTATGCCCGCATGGGAATTATACGATAATACCCTTTACTGCCCGCTGCCGAATTCTTATAAAAGGCTTCCTTCGGCAACAGTAATTACGGCGCGTGGCTGCGCCTATAGAAAGTGTGCTTTTTGTTACACGGGGGGCATGCTGGGCCAACCTTTCAGAAGGCATTCTATCAAAAGAGTTATTGAAGAAATTAAAATACTTGTGAATAGCTATGGAATGAGAGAAATTCAATTCCTCGATAGCATATTTATTTTAAACAGGCAATGGGTAAAAGAATTTTGCGAAGCGATAATAAGGGAAAATATCGATATTACCTGGAATTGCGGCGCTAAGGCGGATTTGGTTGACCCTGAAATACTCGAGATTGTGGCCAAGGCCGGATGCTATTCTATTTTTTATGGACTTGAATCAGGGAATCAGGATTTATTAGATATCATAGAGAAAGGAATTACTATACAACAAATCAAGGATGCTGTGAAATGGGCACACAGGGCAGGAATAGATACCCGCGGCTCTTTTATATTGGGTCTTCCGGGCGAAACTCCTCAGAAAGCAAATAAAACTATAGACCTTGCGATTGAACTTGATTTAACGTATGCACAATTCAATTTAGCTTTCCCTTTTAAAGGTACAAAACTGTATGATTTCGCTTTAGATATGGGTTCTGTTTTCGAATATAGAGGATTGACTAAGGCTACGTACGTTCCCCATGGTTATCGCGATAGAGATGAACTGGAAGCAGTTATGAGAAAGGCATATTTCAAGTTTTATTTCAGGCCGGCTTATTTTATGAAACATTTAAAAAGATTAAAAAACTTTAATGAATTGAAACGTTATTTTGACGGCCTTAGGTTTATAATCGGTATAATATTTAATAAAGCGATGGGGAGAAAATGA
- a CDS encoding glycosyltransferase family 2 protein has translation MRVISLVIPVFNEEKGLDILYKAVCGVINKREETFELIFVNDGSYDGSLEKLLNIHKSDPRVKIVDFSRNFGHQNALSAGIDFARGDAVILMDADMEDPPEKIYDFLEYWKNGYDVVYAIRKKRKVGVIKRTLFALYHKLNTIISDIAMPDASGIFGLMDRKVVNIIRRIPEKNRYLPGLRAWVGLKQMGLETERGKRYDKNPRVSFAKLIKLAFDSYISFSKIPLKIASFLGIFFSFISFIGILVIIFLKLTVGIQLRGWSSIIALILLVTGIQLITIGIIGEYIGRILDETKNRPLYIVKEIIGFENQIYE, from the coding sequence ATGCGAGTTATTTCTTTAGTAATACCGGTATTTAACGAAGAGAAGGGGTTAGATATTCTTTATAAAGCGGTTTGCGGAGTCATCAATAAGAGAGAAGAAACCTTTGAATTAATTTTTGTTAATGACGGAAGTTACGATGGGTCTTTGGAAAAATTATTAAATATACACAAATCTGATCCTAGGGTTAAAATAGTCGATTTCTCCAGGAATTTCGGGCATCAGAACGCATTATCAGCGGGGATTGACTTTGCAAGAGGAGATGCGGTGATATTGATGGATGCAGATATGGAAGACCCTCCTGAAAAAATTTATGACTTTCTGGAATATTGGAAAAATGGCTACGATGTGGTATATGCGATTAGGAAAAAGCGCAAGGTAGGGGTTATAAAAAGAACGCTCTTTGCTCTATACCATAAGCTTAATACCATAATTTCCGATATTGCAATGCCGGATGCCAGCGGAATTTTCGGTTTAATGGATAGGAAGGTTGTCAATATAATAAGAAGGATACCCGAAAAAAACCGATATCTGCCGGGATTAAGGGCGTGGGTAGGTTTGAAACAGATGGGTTTGGAAACCGAGAGAGGTAAGAGATATGATAAGAACCCACGGGTTTCCTTTGCCAAATTGATTAAATTGGCCTTTGATTCTTATATTTCTTTTTCCAAGATACCCTTAAAAATTGCCAGTTTTTTGGGAATTTTTTTCTCTTTTATAAGTTTTATCGGCATCCTAGTAATTATTTTCTTAAAATTAACCGTTGGCATCCAGCTTCGCGGATGGTCATCAATTATCGCACTGATTCTTCTTGTTACGGGTATCCAGCTAATAACAATCGGAATTATTGGGGAGTATATCGGCAGAATTTTAGATGAGACTAAAAATAGGCCCCTATATATAGTTAAAGAGATTATTGGATTTGAGAACCAAATATATGAATAA
- a CDS encoding NAD(P)-dependent oxidoreductase → MSGIDCTGNKNVLITGASGFVGGHLAAALCAEDYCVTILVRKNSNLRYLHNKKIRIIYGDLQNKASLDSALKNINIVIHSAALMSDRDRASKNDFFETNVRGTKNLISSCLNKDVVRQFIHISTVGVYGRRDGIPVNENHGYGNNLSLYEWSKVEAEKVVLKYSDRVPLTILRLGQLYGPGMVYGWTNVMEMIYSGRMKIIGKGKSLVHLTYIDDVVNGIKMVIGNENCLGQIFNMCSENACRLSEVFETIAEVFGKPCPKSVPYYPVYILSRLLEVIPDYLKPKSLALLTPHRVRFFKDNHIYDISKAKKSFGYNPTFNLREGIKRMAEWYLSQAQGT, encoded by the coding sequence ATGTCTGGAATTGATTGTACCGGGAATAAAAATGTTTTGATTACCGGAGCAAGCGGGTTTGTCGGCGGGCATCTTGCAGCTGCCCTTTGCGCAGAGGATTATTGCGTAACTATTTTGGTTAGAAAAAACAGTAATCTGCGGTATTTACATAATAAAAAAATTAGAATTATTTATGGTGATTTACAAAATAAGGCATCTTTAGATTCAGCTTTAAAAAATATAAATATCGTAATTCACTCTGCTGCATTAATGAGCGATAGAGACCGCGCTTCTAAAAATGATTTTTTTGAAACTAATGTCAGGGGCACCAAAAACCTGATTAGCTCTTGCCTTAATAAAGATGTAGTAAGGCAATTTATACATATCTCTACGGTCGGGGTATACGGCCGCAGAGACGGTATACCAGTAAATGAAAACCATGGCTACGGGAATAACCTTTCTTTATATGAATGGTCAAAAGTAGAGGCAGAAAAGGTTGTTTTGAAATATTCGGATAGGGTACCACTGACAATACTGCGGTTAGGGCAGCTATATGGACCGGGGATGGTCTATGGCTGGACTAATGTTATGGAAATGATTTATTCCGGAAGAATGAAAATCATCGGTAAGGGGAAGTCTTTAGTTCATTTAACGTATATTGATGACGTTGTTAACGGTATAAAAATGGTTATCGGTAATGAAAATTGTTTAGGCCAGATATTTAATATGTGCTCAGAGAATGCTTGTAGACTAAGCGAAGTATTCGAGACGATAGCCGAAGTTTTCGGTAAACCTTGCCCTAAATCAGTGCCATATTATCCGGTCTACATATTATCACGCCTTCTTGAAGTTATTCCGGATTATCTTAAGCCCAAATCACTGGCTTTATTAACTCCTCATAGAGTAAGATTTTTTAAAGATAATCATATTTACGATATTAGCAAAGCAAAAAAGTCTTTTGGCTACAATCCTACATTTAATTTACGAGAGGGTATTAAGAGAATGGCCGAATGGTATCTTTCTCAGGCCCAAGGCACATAG